One Leptospira meyeri genomic region harbors:
- a CDS encoding NAD(P)/FAD-dependent oxidoreductase, producing the protein MESIQKVEVAIIGGSFSGLSAALSLVRSLRKIIVIDSERPCNKNTPASHNFITHDGKSPGSIREKALTDLKEYPNFKLQLGEVKTIEKMEDVFLLKGDEFSPIQTNKIIFATGLKDILPEIPGFAESWGKSVIHCPYCHGYEFVGKTTGLWMNETGIFEHSKFLKHWAKELTVYTNGPIQFSKEEQTKLENEGISIVTEFVEALVHKEGQISAVKLRSGKEVPIQALYAKVLMVQHSKLPEILGCKLLPSGHIEVSNFYETNVPGVYAAGDMASLFRSVANAVHSGNIAGAMLNRSTILS; encoded by the coding sequence ATGGAATCCATTCAAAAAGTCGAAGTAGCCATTATCGGAGGAAGTTTTTCCGGACTTTCAGCCGCCCTTTCCCTCGTTCGTTCCCTACGTAAAATCATTGTCATTGATTCCGAAAGACCCTGTAACAAAAATACTCCCGCCTCGCATAACTTTATCACTCATGATGGTAAATCTCCCGGTTCCATTCGTGAAAAAGCCCTAACCGATTTAAAAGAATATCCAAACTTTAAACTTCAGTTAGGTGAAGTAAAGACAATCGAAAAAATGGAAGATGTTTTTCTATTAAAAGGAGATGAATTCTCTCCCATCCAAACTAATAAAATCATTTTTGCAACCGGTCTGAAAGACATCCTTCCAGAAATTCCGGGTTTTGCCGAGTCTTGGGGAAAATCTGTCATCCATTGCCCGTATTGCCATGGTTATGAATTTGTTGGAAAAACAACCGGACTCTGGATGAACGAAACAGGAATATTTGAACATTCTAAATTTCTAAAGCACTGGGCTAAAGAATTAACAGTATATACCAATGGTCCAATTCAGTTTTCCAAAGAAGAGCAAACCAAATTAGAAAATGAAGGTATTTCCATTGTAACCGAATTTGTAGAAGCACTGGTCCACAAAGAAGGTCAAATTTCGGCAGTAAAATTAAGATCAGGTAAAGAAGTTCCCATCCAAGCACTCTATGCAAAGGTCCTGATGGTCCAACATTCCAAATTACCCGAAATACTCGGTTGCAAACTCCTTCCAAGTGGACATATAGAGGTTTCTAATTTTTACGAAACAAATGTCCCAGGTGTGTATGCGGCCGGCGATATGGCTTCGTTATTTCGTTCAGTGGCAAATGCCGTTCACTCGGGAAACATCGCAGGTGCTATGCTCAACCGTTCTACAATTCTGTCTTAG
- a CDS encoding cyclic nucleotide-binding domain-containing protein, with product MPLDTSKNNQKIPVNPGEVLFIGGKASTSMNILHEGSVRIETTLGDTSIVLYSLDGANLTPGIFALLEGTPYPYTIRAKTSCVISTYVMNQANAKKTLTTKVSVGVMAVRTLLKEIGELYKRVLSIKGLAAKFEQTMDNLGAVYYILNPSIFSDVSPGALITRDENIIDPVMRLIRNNLAGFQEHGGILPDKPTVNFLEEDHGEFFERNYSESIEWNDAEFHFIRKILSVNPKISQALFESDPSLLQSAAESYVKTYRELFEILNKETSELSDMMNTMFVGENALVEKFNLTLDLFNTGYSTIPSTVLLPITEWALKKSKSLLDEYKQIFGSPYASLGNNLDKLETKQTELTNKYGHELSAGKNKEESSQGNGTIHAGIDTKALKVELLNSASQILNYSQADPEAVKEFSTLMVKLKSFKNPLDPEPDNRKIRRTIAKTYWEVYKKSFTKWLQAGKQAPKAVELMLRYGYFDESLLDEGHIVELVGRLYQGGGNPSAPIHYGTDWLEKIYSREVPTSVDELGQTFFEKLKMDLKDSGIKSEKDIPPDYDTGEARLGSEISSMYEPNVRLTSGNIASHFPILTKYHITIPLEKCFVSKEDVEKALQYILGIDYTAFNREVIYRNEEIGIKNEFVQRSIIPDFILVPSIGPKIMMWQDLSIFRGAGSKESRGRICIPHFVTGDLKTFMLEAIAAFRWELCKNILGPDWNNVGIPSITADYTDYVQFYKKSKDLSPELKEKISSEFKRFRTDRDKFAYDYSMWIRYEAEGVQRVNRVVRSIFYRHIPFHKNIREKVSSQPAYSELHNRFKNIRTRQHKEFENKYKKYMDASGNLPKELYENLTFYEV from the coding sequence ATGCCTCTAGATACCAGTAAAAATAACCAAAAGATCCCAGTCAATCCAGGTGAAGTCCTTTTCATCGGAGGCAAAGCCTCAACTTCCATGAACATCCTACACGAAGGATCGGTTCGTATCGAAACCACTTTGGGCGATACAAGTATTGTTCTCTACAGTTTGGACGGTGCCAATCTCACTCCCGGTATCTTTGCACTGCTCGAAGGGACACCTTATCCATATACCATCAGAGCCAAAACTTCTTGTGTGATTTCCACTTATGTAATGAACCAAGCCAATGCGAAAAAAACTCTCACTACCAAAGTATCTGTGGGAGTGATGGCCGTTCGCACCTTGCTCAAGGAAATTGGAGAACTCTACAAACGAGTGTTATCGATCAAGGGCCTTGCTGCTAAATTCGAGCAGACTATGGACAACTTGGGCGCAGTATATTATATTTTAAACCCATCTATATTTTCAGATGTAAGCCCGGGTGCACTTATCACTCGTGATGAAAATATAATTGATCCAGTAATGCGACTCATCAGAAACAATCTTGCTGGGTTTCAGGAACATGGTGGAATTTTACCTGACAAACCCACCGTTAACTTTTTAGAAGAAGATCATGGCGAATTTTTTGAACGTAATTATAGCGAATCCATAGAATGGAATGATGCCGAATTTCATTTCATTCGAAAAATTCTATCGGTGAACCCTAAAATTTCACAGGCTTTATTTGAATCCGATCCAAGTTTACTCCAGAGTGCAGCAGAAAGTTATGTAAAAACCTATCGAGAGTTATTCGAAATTCTAAACAAAGAAACAAGTGAACTTTCTGATATGATGAACACCATGTTTGTTGGAGAGAATGCCCTTGTTGAAAAATTCAATTTAACCTTAGATTTATTTAACACTGGATATTCCACAATTCCATCTACTGTGTTATTACCCATTACAGAATGGGCTCTAAAAAAATCAAAGTCGCTGTTAGATGAATACAAACAAATTTTTGGTTCTCCTTATGCATCCCTTGGCAATAACTTAGACAAATTAGAAACCAAACAAACAGAACTTACTAACAAATATGGCCATGAACTTTCTGCAGGAAAAAACAAAGAGGAAAGTTCGCAAGGGAACGGAACCATCCATGCTGGGATCGACACCAAAGCTCTCAAAGTAGAACTTTTAAACTCAGCAAGCCAAATCCTGAACTACTCACAAGCTGATCCGGAAGCAGTAAAAGAATTCTCAACTCTAATGGTAAAACTCAAATCGTTTAAAAACCCATTGGATCCCGAACCAGACAATCGTAAAATCAGAAGAACCATTGCAAAAACCTATTGGGAAGTGTATAAAAAATCTTTCACCAAATGGCTGCAAGCTGGCAAACAAGCACCTAAGGCCGTTGAACTCATGTTACGATATGGTTATTTTGATGAAAGTCTTTTGGATGAAGGCCATATTGTCGAACTCGTGGGTAGATTGTATCAAGGAGGTGGGAACCCAAGTGCTCCCATCCATTATGGAACTGATTGGTTAGAAAAAATCTATTCAAGAGAAGTTCCAACCTCTGTGGATGAGTTGGGCCAAACTTTCTTCGAAAAACTTAAAATGGATCTGAAAGATTCTGGAATCAAATCTGAAAAAGACATCCCACCGGACTACGATACAGGAGAGGCAAGACTTGGTTCAGAAATCTCCTCTATGTATGAACCAAACGTTCGTTTGACGTCTGGGAATATTGCAAGCCACTTCCCAATTTTGACAAAATACCATATCACAATTCCTTTAGAGAAATGTTTTGTATCCAAAGAAGATGTAGAAAAAGCCCTACAGTATATTCTAGGAATTGATTATACAGCTTTCAACCGTGAAGTCATTTATCGAAACGAAGAGATTGGAATCAAAAACGAATTTGTCCAAAGGTCGATTATTCCCGACTTTATCTTAGTTCCGTCCATTGGACCGAAGATTATGATGTGGCAGGACTTATCAATCTTCCGTGGAGCCGGTTCAAAAGAATCAAGAGGAAGAATTTGTATTCCTCACTTTGTTACAGGAGACTTAAAAACGTTTATGTTGGAAGCCATAGCAGCATTCCGTTGGGAACTTTGTAAAAATATACTTGGCCCCGATTGGAACAACGTTGGAATTCCTTCCATCACGGCAGATTACACGGATTATGTGCAGTTCTACAAAAAGAGCAAAGATCTTTCTCCAGAACTCAAAGAAAAAATATCATCTGAATTCAAACGGTTCCGAACAGACCGTGATAAATTTGCATACGACTACTCCATGTGGATTCGGTATGAAGCGGAAGGTGTGCAGAGGGTCAACCGAGTGGTACGTTCCATATTTTATCGCCATATCCCTTTCCACAAAAATATCAGAGAAAAGGTCAGTTCACAACCAGCGTATTCAGAACTCCACAACCGGTTCAAAAACATTCGCACACGCCAACACAAAGAGTTCGAGAACAAATACAAAAAGTATATGGATGCCAGCGGGAACCTACCTAAAGAACTATATGAGAATTTAACTTTTTACGAAGTTTAA